Genomic window (Pseudomonadota bacterium):
AATGGCGCGCCCGGTCACCGACTTGCCGGAGCCGGACTCGCCGACGATGCCGAGCCGCTCGCGCCCCAGCGCGAAGCTGACGCCACGCACCGCCTCGACCACGCCGTGCCGCGTGTGGAAGCGCACCGACAGATCGTCGACCGCCAGCAGCGTCGCGTCGTTCATTGGCTCTTGGGGTCGATCACGTCGCGCAGCCCGTCGCCGAGCAGGTTGAAGCCGAGGCTGACGACGAAGATGGCGATGCCGGGAATCGTCGCCACCCACCACTGGTCGAGCAGGAACTTGCGCCCGGTCGAGATCATCGCCCCCCATTCCGGCATCGGCGGCTGCGCGCCCAGCCCCAGGAAGCCGAGTCCGGCGGCGGTGAGGATGATGCCGGCCATGTCGAGCGTCACGCGCACGATGACCGAGGCGGTGCACAGCGGCACGACATGGCCGAGGATGATGCGCGCCGTCCCCGCCCCTTGCAGCCGCACGGCGGCGATGAAGTCGCTGTTGCGGATGGTCAGTGTCTCGGCCCGCGCGATGCGCGCGTAGGGTGGCCAGGCGGTGAGGGCGATGGCGATCACCGCATTTTCGATGCTGGGACCCAGCGCCGAGACGAGGGCCAGCGCCAGGATCAGGCGCGGAAAGGCGAGGAACACATCGGTGATGCGCATCAGCACCGCATCGACCCAGCCGCCGACGAAGCCGGCGACCGTGCCGACCAGCAGCCCGATCGGCGCCACCATGATCACCACCATGCCGACGATGACGAGCGTGATGCGCGCG
Coding sequences:
- a CDS encoding ABC transporter permease, whose translation is MNDVHPDTPTLRAWLLTEAPHSRTQARLGQAYVAALAFLRNPLALVGLVIVLALIAVAVVAPILAPYSPIAQDLGIRLQPPSIEHWFGTDELGRDIYARIVYGARITLVIVGMVVIMVAPIGLLVGTVAGFVGGWVDAVLMRITDVFLAFPRLILALALVSALGPSIENAVIAIALTAWPPYARIARAETLTIRNSDFIAAVRLQGAGTARIILGHVVPLCTASVIVRVTLDMAGIILTAAGLGFLGLGAQPPMPEWGAMISTGRKFLLDQWWVATIPGIAIFVVSLGFNLLGDGLRDVIDPKSQ